The sequence AATATCCACCCAGTCTAAAATACAGTCAGCAAGGTCAAGGGGTAACCCCATATTTATAAAAAAACGCTGGGTGATAACATAATATGGTGTTTGGTCTACAAATTCATTAGCCAAAACACTGAGATTTATTTTTGAATTTTCATCTTCAATAAATAATTGGAGACTCCCATTCTCTAATGGTATTTCAGGGAGAGGTAATGCCCATATATCTTTATATGAATCTACATTAGGGTCGGTTTCAATATCACCACTTAAAAAATTAGCAATTGAGCCTCTTTTATCTGCTTCCAGTAATTCAATTGCTAAATTTATTCCTGAACGGGCTATCCAGTACGCTTTCTGCCTGTTTGTAAACGTTTGTAGATATCGAGTATTAGTTTGAGCCAAAATTAAAAATTCTGAAGAAATTGATATAATTGCTGCAATTATTATTAACACTATTATTAAAACATAACCCTTTGAACTGTAGCTATAAAAAAATCTAGCGGATATTTTTTTTAATTTTGGTAACATTGATACAATAACTATCTGCTTAAATTAATATAGGATATAAATACAAAATTTTCATCATTCCCATTTGGATTTTTAACTATCAGTGTTGTCTTCACTGCATTAGGGAACCGTCGATACTCTCGTGAGTCCCATTTATTAGTAAATTTTTGGGCAATGCCAAATTCAAATTTACAGTCAACAACATTAGCTAATATAGCAGAGCTATCGCCACCATTAAGTGGATCTTCATCGTACATAACATCAGATCTTCTCATCAAGTAATAGAGATAGTTGCCATTTTTATCAGGTTGTTCCATTTGTTTAAGATAATAGCCAACTTCAAAAACATCAGTAATAGGGGTTGATGTAGATATTTTACCTGATATAGCATTCTCTACTGAATTGATAGTAACAAAATCAACTTTGCCTAAACTTTTATCGCCGTATTCATTTGTTCCTATAAAAAATAGTTTTTCTTTATATCGATCAAAATACGCACATGAAAAATCACGGTTCATTTTGTAA comes from Spirochaetota bacterium and encodes:
- a CDS encoding prepilin-type N-terminal cleavage/methylation domain-containing protein, producing the protein MNFIQYLQTDNKGFTLIEILVATAVSSIILLLVYTTHHSIIQSVNSLSKTALFYEEVNLAIYKMNRDFSCAYFDRYKEKLFFIGTNEYGDKSLGKVDFVTINSVENAISGKISTSTPITDVFEVGYYLKQMEQPDKNGNYLYYLMRRSDVMYDEDPLNGGDSSAILANVVDCKFEFGIAQKFTNKWDSREYRRFPNAVKTTLIVKNPNGNDENFVFISYINLSR